The sequence below is a genomic window from Candidatus Dormiibacterota bacterium.
AAGACACCAACCACGCTCAGTACAAACTCACTAAGCTGCTGGCCGCCGGCCACCGTAACATCTGTGTGGTGGGGGATGATTGGCAATCGATCTATTCTTGGCGGGGCGCAAACTTCCAGAACATCCTGGATTTTGAAAAGGACTACCCCGAGGCCAGGGTGATTAAACTAGAGCAGAACTACCGCTCGACTAAGAATATACTCGATGCCGCTCACAGTATTATCAGCCGTAATTTGGTGCGCTCAGAAAAAAAACTTTGGACAGAGAAAGAGCAGGGCGCAGACGTACAGGTGGTAAGCGTGGACAACCAAGACGAAGAGGCTGAATACATTGTGAGTCGAATTGAACGCGAGCTGGCCGGCCGTAATAATTTGACCGATTTTGCCGTACTTTACCGTACCAATGCCCAATCGCGCACATTAGAAGATGCTTTTTTGCGCCACAACTTACCTTATAAAATCGTCGGCGGACTGCGCTTTTACGAGCGCAAAGAGATTAAAGACGCGCTAGCCTACCTGCGCTTTATATACCAGCCGGAGGACGTCATTAGCTTTAACCGCATTATTAATGTGCCTTCGCGAGGACTGGGGGCCAGAAGTTTGGAGGTACTGCAGAACTATCGCCGCAAGCATAACTTGAGCCTGATTGATTGCCTGAGCCAGATAGACGAAATCATTGGCTTAACACCTAAGGCTCGCTCATCTCTTGGCCAATTTGCCAGCCTGGTAAATTATCTTAGACTGCAATCGGCAGAACTTTCTGTGGCCAAGCTTTTAGAAGAGACTTTGGACCGCAGCGGATATTTACGCTACCTAGATGATGGCAGTGTGCTGTCCGAAGACAGAATAGAAAACGTTAAGGAGTTGATTGGCGTAGCTGAGGCTTACGGCAACCAGGGATTGGATGTTTTTCTGGAAGAAATTGCGCTGGTTTCAGACATAGACAGTTATTCTACAGAGTCCAATGCCGTTACTCTAATGACTCTACACGCAGCCAAAGGGCTGGAATTCCCGGTGGTGTTCATGGCCGGTATGGAGGAGGGGGTGTTCCCGCATACTCGCAGCCATTTTGAGGCAACCCAAATGGAAGAGGAGCGCCGGCTTTGCTATGTGGGGATGACCCGCGCCCGCGAGGAATTGTACTTACTACATGCCGATGCCCGGCTGCTGTACGGCAGCTATATGCATAATCCGCCCTCACGCTTTTTGGCCGACATACCTGAGCATGTACAAGGTACTGGCGCACCGGCACCAAAAACCGACATTACAAAAGCCGAAAAACCGGCCTTGAATCTCCGCCCCGGTGATCAAGTGCAGCATGAAACTTTTGGTACCGGAATAGTAGTCAGCCTGGATCGCGACGAGGCGGTGGTGGCATTTGCCGGGTATGGCACCAAAAAGCTGAGCCTTTCGCTTGCCCCACTCAAGAAGCTGTAACGAACACCAATTGTGTTCAAATGCGTAGAAAAAGGGCTTATGCTTACCTTGACACAAAAGGAGTAAATCACTAAAATCTAACTAAGTTTTACTACGGTAAAACCGAAAACAAAAACAAGCCAAAATCAAATACAAAATTTCTGTTAACTGATGAGGCTTTTATTTTAATTAGATACAACCAGCCAGCGCCGAATAAATTTAGTTGGCTCTCACAAAAAACCAGCATGATAGCCGGGCTCGCTATGCTAGCAGCGGCCGCATTGGGGTTAATAGTCTTTTGGCTAGTTTCTACCCAAGCTAGGGCCGATTCCTCTCGTATTGTGAGTATTTTTTACGATGGTAGTAAAAAGGTTATAACGGTCGAAAGCGAAGCCACCGTAGGGGAAGCTCTACGTTTGGCCGAGGTGCCCTTTGCCAGTGAAGATCTGGTGGAGCCGAACCCAGGCACAAAGATTCCACAAGGCTTCTTTAACGTTAATGTTTATCGCGCTCGCCCGGCACTAGTAGTAGATGGAGTCAATCACTACCAGGTGCGCACAGCTTTTCAGAGCCCTAAACTAGTAGCTGAGGCCGCGGGTCTTACAGTGTACGCCGAAGATACTTATTCTGTAGAAACCATTCAGGATTTTACAGCCGCTGGGGTTATAGGACATAAGGTCGTTATTAACCGGGCTACACCAATAATATTCGCATCGGATGGTAGGCAAATACCCGTTCGGACTCATCAGAAAACCGTAGGCGATCTACTGACGGAACGCGATGTGGCCTTTGGCCCCAAAGACACAGTGGAACCTGGTCGCGAAACCGCAATTACCACAGGTATGACCATCCGCATTTATCGGGTTAAGACAGTTAATACGACCGTAGAAGAATCCATTCCCCGTACGGTTAAGACGGTGCGCGATCCTCAGCTAGAAAGCGGAATTACCCAAGTGCAGACAGAGGGTGCCGACGGTCTGCGCAAGGTGACCTATAGAGTGCATTATGAAGACGGTGCAGAGAAGTCGCGCGAGAAAATTGCCGAAGTGACCGCCAGCCAACCTGTAACCCGCGTGGTGCTAGTAGGCACTAAACCCCGCAGTGATGCTTGGTTGCTTTTGCGCTTGTGTGAGGCGGGTGGAAGCTATACCCGCAACAGCGGCAACGGCTACTATGGTGCGTACCAGTTTAATCTTTCAACCTGGTGGTCTAATGGCGGTACTGGCTACCCACACCAGGCTTCTCCAGCTGAGCAAGATAGAATTGCTGCTAGATTGCAGGCAGCTCGTGGGTG
It includes:
- a CDS encoding UvrD-helicase domain-containing protein → MNDLLKGLNEPQKEAVLTGRGPVLILAGAGSGKTKALTHRVAYLVSEKKVSPVSILAVTFTNKAAGEMRQRVLKLLGRQADDRNYLPFIGTFHSICVRILRREGKVIGLASGFTIFDSQDSTSAIKQAMRTVGVDEKQYSPGLIQNMISSAKNELMSPAQYAKLAYGPAQQIAAKVYGEYQKLLVQASAVDFDDLIMKTAELFRKHPDVLKKYQQQFKYILIDEYQDTNHAQYKLTKLLAAGHRNICVVGDDWQSIYSWRGANFQNILDFEKDYPEARVIKLEQNYRSTKNILDAAHSIISRNLVRSEKKLWTEKEQGADVQVVSVDNQDEEAEYIVSRIERELAGRNNLTDFAVLYRTNAQSRTLEDAFLRHNLPYKIVGGLRFYERKEIKDALAYLRFIYQPEDVISFNRIINVPSRGLGARSLEVLQNYRRKHNLSLIDCLSQIDEIIGLTPKARSSLGQFASLVNYLRLQSAELSVAKLLEETLDRSGYLRYLDDGSVLSEDRIENVKELIGVAEAYGNQGLDVFLEEIALVSDIDSYSTESNAVTLMTLHAAKGLEFPVVFMAGMEEGVFPHTRSHFEATQMEEERRLCYVGMTRAREELYLLHADARLLYGSYMHNPPSRFLADIPEHVQGTGAPAPKTDITKAEKPALNLRPGDQVQHETFGTGIVVSLDRDEAVVAFAGYGTKKLSLSLAPLKKL
- a CDS encoding G5 domain-containing protein — encoded protein: MIAGLAMLAAAALGLIVFWLVSTQARADSSRIVSIFYDGSKKVITVESEATVGEALRLAEVPFASEDLVEPNPGTKIPQGFFNVNVYRARPALVVDGVNHYQVRTAFQSPKLVAEAAGLTVYAEDTYSVETIQDFTAAGVIGHKVVINRATPIIFASDGRQIPVRTHQKTVGDLLTERDVAFGPKDTVEPGRETAITTGMTIRIYRVKTVNTTVEESIPRTVKTVRDPQLESGITQVQTEGADGLRKVTYRVHYEDGAEKSREKIAEVTASQPVTRVVLVGTKPRSDAWLLLRLCEAGGSYTRNSGNGYYGAYQFNLSTWWSNGGTGYPHQASPAEQDRIAARLQAARGWSPWPACAKRLGLL